The Janthinobacterium lividum genome has a window encoding:
- a CDS encoding Hsp70 family protein, producing MANACGVDFGTSNSTVGWARSGQSTMLGLEDGKTTLPSVVFFNAEDEEVSFGRAALAGYLAGYEGRLMRSLKSLLGTSLIDGQTEVGGRALPFRMLLAQFIGEVKRRAEQSAGREFSSAVFGRPVFFIDDNAQADQLAQDTLAEVARSVGFKDVAFQFEPIAAAFDYESQIDKEELVLIADIGGGTSDFSLVRLSPERAKKTERREDILATGGVHIGGTDFDKYLSLSSVMPLLGYGSRLHNNSEVPSSYYFNLATWHTINLAYTKKIWVQLADVCRDAREQDKMGRLQKLIDERAGHWLAMKVEEGKIALSDAAEVQLELDRLSPAQSLLLKRTQFDEAIGHLCGSVEETVLRLLRDAGVAPDAVDTVFFTGGSSGVRLLREKIAALVPAARKVEGDLFGSIGAGLALDAVRKFG from the coding sequence ATGGCCAATGCTTGCGGCGTCGATTTCGGCACGTCAAATTCCACGGTAGGCTGGGCACGTTCCGGGCAGAGCACCATGCTCGGCCTGGAAGATGGCAAGACGACCTTACCGTCCGTTGTCTTCTTCAATGCGGAAGATGAGGAAGTCAGTTTTGGCCGCGCGGCGTTGGCCGGCTATCTGGCCGGTTACGAGGGGCGTTTGATGCGCTCGCTGAAAAGCTTGCTGGGCACGAGCCTTATCGATGGCCAGACGGAAGTGGGCGGCCGCGCGCTGCCATTCCGCATGTTGCTGGCGCAATTCATTGGCGAAGTGAAACGCCGCGCCGAGCAGTCCGCCGGCCGCGAATTCTCGTCCGCCGTGTTCGGCCGTCCCGTCTTCTTTATCGATGACAATGCGCAAGCGGACCAGCTGGCGCAAGATACGCTGGCCGAAGTGGCCCGCTCCGTCGGCTTCAAGGATGTTGCCTTCCAGTTCGAGCCGATTGCCGCCGCGTTCGACTACGAGTCGCAGATCGACAAGGAAGAGCTGGTACTGATCGCCGACATCGGCGGCGGTACTTCCGACTTTTCGCTGGTGCGGCTGTCGCCGGAACGGGCGAAAAAAACCGAGCGGCGCGAAGATATCCTCGCCACCGGCGGTGTGCACATCGGCGGCACGGACTTCGATAAATACCTGAGCCTGTCTTCCGTCATGCCTTTGCTCGGCTACGGCAGCCGTCTGCATAACAATAGCGAAGTGCCGTCCAGCTATTATTTCAACCTGGCTACCTGGCATACGATCAACCTGGCGTACACCAAGAAGATCTGGGTGCAGCTGGCCGATGTGTGCCGCGATGCGCGTGAGCAAGACAAGATGGGCCGTCTGCAAAAGCTGATCGACGAGCGCGCCGGCCACTGGCTGGCCATGAAAGTGGAAGAGGGCAAGATTGCCCTGTCCGACGCGGCCGAAGTGCAGCTGGAGCTGGACCGCCTGTCGCCCGCGCAAAGCCTGTTGCTCAAACGTACGCAATTCGATGAGGCGATCGGCCACCTGTGCGGTTCCGTGGAAGAAACCGTGCTGCGCCTGCTGCGCGACGCGGGCGTGGCGCCGGACGCCGTCGATACCGTGTTCTTCACGGGCGGCTCCAGCGGCGTGCGCCTGCTGCGCGAAAAGATCGCAGCCCTGGTGCCTGCCGCGCGCAAGGTTGAAGGCGACTTGTTCGGCAGTATCGGCGCCGGACTCGCGCTGGACGCCGTACGTAAATTTGGTTGA
- a CDS encoding malonate decarboxylase holo-ACP synthase: MEAWRAHDLLWASGLPEDASLPAWLDAAWLQAAPLVVRRASCAPGRISVGLRGMLRSERHACEVEASAVLRRVTPEMLARMPMPSFSCAALDALRQVAPLLDATGWVWGPTGGVGFALASGLPVLRADSDLDLVLRLSAPPDAAQAEALCAIAASVTACRLDLQIDTGLGGFAYAEWAAGRGRVLLKTDQGPVLTATPWERA, from the coding sequence ATGGAAGCCTGGCGCGCGCATGATTTGCTGTGGGCGTCCGGCTTGCCGGAGGACGCATCCTTGCCCGCCTGGCTGGACGCGGCATGGCTGCAGGCGGCGCCGCTGGTGGTGCGGCGCGCCAGCTGTGCGCCCGGACGCATTTCCGTGGGCTTGCGCGGCATGCTGCGCAGCGAGCGGCATGCGTGCGAAGTGGAGGCCTCCGCCGTGCTGCGCCGGGTGACGCCGGAAATGCTGGCGCGGATGCCGATGCCTAGTTTTTCCTGCGCTGCGCTCGATGCGCTGCGGCAGGTGGCGCCCTTGCTCGACGCCACGGGCTGGGTCTGGGGACCTACGGGCGGCGTGGGGTTCGCCCTGGCCAGCGGCTTGCCCGTGCTGCGCGCCGACAGCGACCTCGATCTCGTGCTGCGCCTCTCCGCGCCGCCGGACGCAGCCCAGGCCGAGGCCCTGTGCGCCATCGCGGCGAGCGTCACGGCGTGCCGGCTGGACCTGCAGATCGACACGGGCCTTGGCGGTTTTGCCTACGCCGAGTGGGCGGCGGGCCGGGGCAGGGTCTTGCTGAAGACGGACCAGGGGCCCGTGCTGACGGCCACGCCATGGGAGCGTGCATGA
- a CDS encoding substrate-binding domain-containing protein, whose amino-acid sequence MWQYQVDGAVVAACLSDEQMAEFGRRDVPLVLFNRSPREHAVHAVLCDQAEAARLLVSRLAEAGHRQFAIIDGPGDSAVAQERKAGMLDRLLTLGLPAPIVVSGNYDYASGGRGLRKVIDRLGRVPDAVICGNDIMAIGCLDTARHQMGIQVPLQMSVAGFDALEASGWLSYDITTLRQPVQKMATDAVAMLGELMERRGGIAERRRYCSYLVEGSTARLTAEPQRFGMMAAA is encoded by the coding sequence GTGTGGCAATACCAGGTCGATGGCGCCGTCGTGGCCGCCTGTCTGTCAGACGAGCAGATGGCAGAATTCGGCCGGCGCGACGTGCCGCTGGTGCTGTTCAACCGCAGCCCGCGCGAGCACGCCGTGCATGCCGTGCTGTGCGACCAGGCCGAAGCAGCGCGCCTCCTCGTCTCGCGCCTGGCCGAAGCGGGCCACCGCCAGTTCGCCATCATCGATGGCCCCGGCGACTCGGCCGTCGCGCAGGAACGCAAGGCCGGCATGCTGGACCGCTTGCTGACCCTGGGCTTGCCCGCGCCCATCGTCGTCAGCGGCAACTACGATTACGCCAGCGGCGGACGCGGTTTGCGCAAGGTCATCGACCGCCTGGGCCGTGTGCCGGACGCCGTCATTTGCGGCAACGACATCATGGCCATCGGCTGCCTGGACACGGCGCGCCACCAGATGGGCATCCAGGTGCCGCTGCAAATGTCGGTGGCCGGTTTCGACGCGCTGGAAGCCTCCGGCTGGCTCAGCTACGACATCACCACCCTGCGCCAGCCCGTGCAAAAGATGGCCACCGACGCCGTCGCCATGCTGGGCGAACTGATGGAGCGGCGCGGCGGCATCGCCGAGCGACGCCGCTATTGCTCGTATCTGGTCGAGGGGAGCACGGCGCGGCTGACTGCCGAGCCTCAGCGTTTCGGCATGATGGCAGCCGCTTAG
- a CDS encoding PepSY-associated TM helix domain-containing protein has product MRAFWTVIHRWAGLTIALFLIVAGLTGAITSWDHELDEWLNADIMDTPGRGPLQQPFALAHKVAAADPRVEVNYMTLGLEEGHAAAFMVRPLTDPATNKPFVLDYNTVYIDPVTAHITGTRDSTAISLSRRSLMPFLRHLHYSLHVPAFWGTDRWGYWLMGTVALIWLLDSMVAFYLTTPRHLRERADAPRHRDAANWWQRWKPSWVIRWAAGGYKLNFDLHRAGGLWVWSIIIVVAFTSFSLNLYREVFYPVMSLVSTTTPGPYETQTPAPYGTYITPVIGFEQAVEIAKKQAVQRGITAPIGGIYYGGNYSFYNVSFFDPADEFGAAGMGLSNLYVDGMDGSIIGQHKPWEGTAADVFVQLQFPLHSGRILGLPGRILMSFMGIMVAMLSITGIVIWERKRRSRRLQAHKLKAVDARA; this is encoded by the coding sequence ATGCGCGCTTTCTGGACTGTCATACACCGCTGGGCCGGCCTGACCATCGCCCTCTTCCTCATCGTTGCGGGACTCACGGGCGCCATCACCTCGTGGGACCACGAACTGGACGAATGGCTCAACGCCGACATCATGGACACGCCGGGCCGTGGCCCACTGCAGCAACCATTTGCGCTGGCGCACAAGGTAGCGGCCGCCGACCCGCGCGTGGAAGTCAATTACATGACCCTGGGCCTGGAAGAAGGCCATGCGGCCGCGTTCATGGTACGCCCATTGACCGATCCGGCCACGAACAAACCGTTCGTACTCGACTACAACACCGTCTACATCGACCCCGTCACGGCGCACATCACGGGCACGCGCGATTCGACAGCCATTTCCCTGTCGCGCCGCAGCCTGATGCCGTTCTTGCGCCACTTGCACTACAGCCTGCACGTGCCCGCTTTCTGGGGCACGGACCGCTGGGGTTACTGGCTGATGGGCACGGTTGCCCTGATCTGGCTGCTCGACAGCATGGTGGCGTTCTATCTGACGACGCCGCGCCATTTGCGTGAACGGGCTGACGCGCCGCGCCACCGCGACGCCGCCAACTGGTGGCAACGCTGGAAACCGTCTTGGGTGATCCGCTGGGCGGCCGGCGGCTACAAGCTCAATTTCGATTTGCACCGCGCGGGCGGCCTGTGGGTGTGGAGCATCATTATCGTCGTCGCGTTTACGTCGTTCTCGCTGAACCTGTACCGCGAAGTGTTTTATCCCGTCATGTCGCTCGTTTCCACCACCACGCCGGGACCGTACGAAACGCAAACGCCGGCGCCCTACGGCACCTACATCACGCCCGTGATCGGCTTCGAGCAGGCCGTGGAGATCGCCAAGAAGCAAGCCGTGCAGCGCGGCATCACGGCGCCCATCGGCGGCATTTATTATGGCGGCAATTATTCGTTCTACAACGTCTCGTTCTTCGACCCGGCCGACGAATTCGGCGCGGCCGGCATGGGCCTGTCGAACCTGTACGTCGACGGCATGGACGGCAGCATCATCGGCCAGCACAAACCGTGGGAAGGCACGGCAGCCGACGTCTTCGTGCAACTGCAATTCCCCCTGCACTCGGGCCGCATCCTCGGCCTGCCGGGACGCATTTTGATGTCTTTCATGGGCATCATGGTCGCCATGCTGTCCATCACTGGCATCGTCATCTGGGAAAGAAAGCGCCGTTCGCGCCGGCTGCAGGCGCATAAATTGAAGGCAGTGGACGCCCGTGCATAG
- a CDS encoding DUF6328 family protein, giving the protein MPDAQHQDEDDQPGDEGDLSDLLSELRILLPGAQMLTAFLIILPFNGGFAKIVQAEKIVFLLTFFLSMMSLVLLSAPAIQHRVMRPLQDRERFKRVADRIMMCGAFSLALAFILGTNLVMSEVFGHIAGIVACVLMGALIICMWWWLPLHLKRAKKI; this is encoded by the coding sequence ATGCCAGACGCGCAACACCAGGATGAAGATGACCAGCCAGGCGACGAAGGCGATTTGTCCGACCTGCTCAGCGAATTGCGCATCCTGCTACCGGGCGCGCAGATGCTGACGGCCTTCCTCATCATCCTGCCCTTCAACGGCGGCTTCGCGAAGATCGTCCAAGCGGAAAAGATCGTCTTCCTGCTGACGTTTTTTCTTTCCATGATGAGCCTGGTGCTGCTCAGCGCGCCAGCCATCCAGCACCGCGTGATGCGCCCCCTGCAAGACCGCGAACGTTTCAAGCGCGTGGCCGACCGCATCATGATGTGCGGCGCCTTTTCGCTGGCGCTGGCATTCATCCTAGGCACCAATTTAGTGATGTCGGAAGTGTTCGGCCATATCGCCGGCATCGTCGCCTGCGTGCTGATGGGTGCGCTCATTATTTGCATGTGGTGGTGGCTGCCCTTGCACTTGAAGCGCGCCAAAAAAATCTAG
- a CDS encoding alpha/beta hydrolase, which yields MRIEDCNNVRVSERSGAPQAGAAATMVFMHGFGCDQTMWRYLEPLFRPHYRTVLFDLVGSGASDLSAYDFDRYARLDAHGADLRQVIHAIGGGPVICVGHSVSAMSALLATIAEPELFAAQVMLAPSPCYVDDAAAGYRGGFSRADIDDLLSAMDSNYLGWSASMAPAIMGAPGQPALGVDLTHSFCRTDPDIARHFAQTTFLSDHRAILPHNSTPALIVQCSDDFIAPPSVGEYLRERLPHSSLHVVENVGHCPHMSVPDASYRAIRRFLDGLHL from the coding sequence ATGCGTATAGAAGATTGTAACAATGTCCGCGTCAGCGAACGCAGCGGTGCGCCGCAGGCCGGCGCGGCAGCAACCATGGTGTTCATGCACGGCTTTGGCTGTGATCAAACCATGTGGCGCTATCTGGAGCCGCTGTTTCGTCCGCATTACCGCACGGTACTGTTCGACCTGGTCGGCAGCGGCGCGTCGGACCTGAGCGCCTATGATTTTGATCGCTATGCGCGGCTCGACGCGCATGGCGCCGATTTGCGCCAGGTCATCCACGCCATCGGCGGCGGCCCCGTGATTTGCGTGGGCCATTCCGTCAGCGCCATGAGCGCCTTGCTGGCCACGATCGCCGAGCCGGAGCTGTTCGCCGCGCAAGTCATGCTGGCGCCGTCGCCGTGCTATGTCGACGATGCGGCCGCCGGCTACCGGGGCGGCTTCAGCCGTGCCGATATCGATGACCTGCTCAGCGCCATGGACAGCAATTACCTGGGCTGGTCTGCCAGCATGGCGCCTGCCATCATGGGCGCGCCCGGGCAGCCAGCGCTGGGAGTAGACTTGACGCACAGTTTTTGCCGCACGGACCCCGACATCGCCCGGCATTTCGCGCAAACCACGTTTCTGTCCGACCACCGCGCCATCTTGCCGCATAACAGCACGCCGGCCCTGATCGTGCAATGCAGCGACGACTTCATCGCGCCGCCGTCCGTGGGGGAATACTTGCGCGAGAGGCTGCCGCACAGCAGCCTGCACGTGGTCGAGAATGTGGGCCATTGCCCGCACATGAGCGTGCCCGACGCCAGCTACCGTGCCATCCGTCGCTTTCTTGACGGCTTGCACCTGTAA
- the mdcH gene encoding malonate decarboxylase subunit epsilon — MSVLFSFPGQGAQYPGMLHALPDDPAVRAALAEAAGVLGHDPLALDTACALASTRAVQLCLLIAGVAMARSLSARGATPDMVAGFSIGEYAAAVVAGALDYADAVRLVARRGALMEQAYPTGYGMAAIIGLELAQLESLLAQVHGAATPVYIANLNAPRQIAIAGSEPALQAVMALALAHGASKAKRLAVSVPSHCPLLEGAATDMAAAFDGVLVRRPSLVYLSSSAARAMFDPARIRDSLAANMAQRVQWTSTIRLAWERGARLALEMPPGSVLTRLTAPDFTDGVAVCCDGNRGDSLLALVQREQNRDTDRA; from the coding sequence ATGAGCGTGTTATTTTCCTTTCCGGGCCAGGGCGCCCAATATCCGGGCATGCTGCATGCGCTGCCGGACGATCCGGCGGTAAGGGCGGCCCTGGCCGAAGCGGCGGGCGTGCTGGGCCACGATCCTTTGGCGCTGGACACGGCTTGCGCGCTGGCGTCGACACGGGCCGTGCAACTGTGCTTGCTGATTGCCGGCGTGGCCATGGCGCGTTCCCTGTCCGCGCGCGGCGCGACACCCGACATGGTGGCCGGCTTTTCCATCGGCGAGTATGCGGCGGCCGTCGTGGCGGGCGCGCTCGATTACGCGGATGCCGTGCGCCTGGTGGCGCGGCGCGGAGCGCTGATGGAGCAGGCGTATCCCACCGGCTACGGCATGGCGGCCATCATCGGCCTTGAGCTGGCGCAACTCGAATCGTTGCTGGCTCAGGTGCACGGCGCCGCCACGCCTGTGTATATCGCCAACCTGAACGCGCCGCGCCAGATCGCCATTGCCGGCAGCGAACCCGCCCTGCAAGCCGTCATGGCGCTGGCCCTGGCGCATGGCGCCAGCAAGGCCAAGCGCCTGGCCGTCAGCGTGCCGTCGCACTGTCCGCTGCTGGAAGGCGCCGCGACCGACATGGCCGCCGCCTTCGATGGCGTGCTTGTGCGCCGCCCGTCGCTCGTTTACCTGAGCAGCAGCGCGGCGCGCGCGATGTTCGATCCGGCCCGCATCCGCGACAGCCTGGCCGCCAACATGGCGCAGCGCGTGCAGTGGACTAGCACCATACGCCTGGCGTGGGAGCGGGGCGCCCGGCTGGCGCTGGAAATGCCGCCGGGTAGCGTGCTGACGCGGCTGACGGCGCCTGACTTCACGGATGGCGTAGCCGTCTGCTGCGACGGCAACCGGGGCGACAGCCTGCTGGCGCTGGTGCAGCGCGAGCAGAATAGGGATACGGACAGGGCTTGA
- a CDS encoding YidB family protein has protein sequence MSLLDQLAGQAMSALGNKGADGEAQSGLMASVMDLVNQHGGLPGLLQKFQESGLGDQVASWIGTGANAPVSGDQIKDALGADTITQIAEKAGVAPDAASGGLAALLPQLIDKLTPNGQVPEGNDLVSQGLNMLKGKIFG, from the coding sequence ATGAGTTTGCTAGATCAACTTGCAGGACAGGCGATGAGCGCTTTGGGCAACAAGGGTGCGGACGGGGAAGCCCAGTCGGGATTGATGGCCAGTGTAATGGACCTGGTCAACCAGCATGGCGGCTTGCCCGGCCTGCTGCAGAAATTCCAAGAAAGTGGCCTGGGCGATCAGGTGGCCAGCTGGATCGGCACCGGCGCCAATGCGCCCGTCTCCGGCGACCAGATCAAGGATGCGCTGGGCGCCGACACGATCACCCAGATCGCGGAAAAAGCGGGCGTCGCCCCGGACGCGGCCTCGGGCGGCCTGGCAGCTCTGCTGCCACAGCTGATCGACAAGCTGACCCCGAACGGTCAAGTGCCAGAAGGCAATGACCTGGTCAGCCAGGGTTTGAATATGCTCAAGGGCAAGATTTTCGGTTGA
- a CDS encoding MFS transporter, translating into MHASVDPLIPRVTAPFGAGYADLALAIGGLAIGTGEFASMSILPVVADDLGTTLPQMSHMISAYALGVVIGAPLITIFLARMPRRLMLICLMLMFAGGNLLSAIAPNYGLLVVARFVAGIPHGAYFGVAALVAAALAEPDKRGQAVARVLMGLTVANIFGVPLATYIGQTLGWRSAFLLVAALGLLTMLMVRIFVPMVAAGDSSPRRELGVFRRLQVWLTLLMVAIGFGGMFAVYTFITPTLLEITKVSPLVISILLAIIGVGMTVGNLIGGWLADRSRLWTIFGVLLWNVAALAAFTYTSSNVWLTAINLFAIGAGIAVAPAVQTRLMDVAGDAQTVAAALNHSAFNIANALGAWAGGIAIAMGMGLRSTGWVGAMLACGGIVVLGISVLVENRSRNLGGAQPA; encoded by the coding sequence ATGCACGCCTCCGTAGATCCCCTGATTCCGCGCGTCACCGCGCCTTTTGGCGCTGGCTATGCCGACCTGGCCCTGGCCATCGGCGGCCTCGCCATCGGCACGGGCGAATTCGCCTCCATGAGCATCTTGCCCGTGGTGGCCGACGACCTGGGCACGACCTTGCCGCAGATGAGCCACATGATCAGCGCCTACGCGCTGGGCGTGGTCATCGGTGCCCCGCTGATCACGATCTTCCTGGCGCGCATGCCGCGCCGTTTGATGCTGATCTGTTTGATGCTGATGTTCGCTGGCGGCAACTTGCTCAGCGCCATCGCCCCCAACTACGGCTTGCTGGTGGTGGCCCGCTTCGTCGCCGGCATCCCGCACGGCGCCTACTTTGGCGTGGCAGCGCTGGTAGCGGCCGCGCTGGCCGAACCGGACAAACGGGGACAAGCTGTCGCCCGCGTCCTCATGGGCCTGACCGTGGCGAATATCTTCGGCGTGCCGCTGGCCACGTATATCGGCCAGACCCTGGGCTGGCGCTCGGCCTTCTTGCTCGTCGCCGCACTGGGCTTGCTGACCATGCTGATGGTGCGCATCTTCGTGCCCATGGTCGCTGCCGGCGATTCGAGCCCGCGCCGCGAACTGGGCGTGTTCCGCCGCCTGCAAGTGTGGCTGACCCTGCTGATGGTGGCGATTGGCTTCGGCGGCATGTTCGCCGTCTACACCTTCATCACGCCAACCTTGCTGGAAATCACGAAAGTCTCGCCGCTGGTCATCTCGATCTTGCTGGCCATTATCGGTGTCGGCATGACGGTGGGTAATCTGATCGGCGGCTGGCTGGCCGACCGCTCGCGCCTGTGGACCATCTTTGGCGTGCTGCTGTGGAACGTGGCCGCCCTGGCCGCCTTTACCTATACCAGCAGCAATGTCTGGCTGACGGCGATCAACCTGTTCGCCATCGGCGCCGGCATCGCCGTCGCCCCGGCCGTGCAGACCCGTTTGATGGACGTGGCCGGCGACGCGCAAACCGTGGCTGCCGCTCTCAACCATTCCGCCTTCAACATCGCCAACGCCCTGGGCGCCTGGGCCGGCGGCATCGCCATCGCCATGGGCATGGGTTTGCGCTCGACGGGCTGGGTCGGCGCCATGCTGGCTTGCGGCGGCATCGTCGTGCTTGGTATTTCCGTGCTGGTGGAAAACCGCAGCCGCAATCTGGGCGGTGCCCAGCCGGCTTGA
- a CDS encoding amino acid racemase: MQHKTIGLIGGIGWASTLEYYRLLNEMLVARIGPAHSARIMLISMDQADFVAHAAQPDSHAIEQFLIGEGQRLQGMGADFFLLCANGAHRFAPAVVPRIGLPFISIVEETAKRVQQSGLRKVGLLGVKQTMAGGFYHRALEQCGIATVTPEAADQEILHEIIYTELVQNIFTDASRKIFLGIIEKLRLQGVQGVILGCTEIPLLVQQGDVDLPLFNTTEIHCEAAVAFAIED, translated from the coding sequence GTGCAACATAAAACGATAGGTTTAATCGGCGGCATCGGCTGGGCTTCCACCCTGGAGTACTACCGCTTGCTCAATGAAATGCTGGTAGCGCGCATCGGGCCGGCGCATAGCGCGCGTATCATGCTGATCAGCATGGATCAGGCCGATTTCGTCGCGCACGCGGCGCAGCCCGATTCGCATGCCATCGAGCAATTTCTGATCGGCGAAGGGCAGCGCCTGCAAGGCATGGGCGCGGATTTTTTTTTGCTGTGCGCGAATGGCGCGCACCGTTTCGCGCCGGCCGTCGTGCCGCGGATCGGCTTACCTTTTATCAGCATCGTCGAGGAAACGGCGAAACGGGTGCAGCAGTCGGGCCTGCGCAAGGTCGGTTTGCTGGGCGTCAAACAGACGATGGCGGGCGGCTTTTATCACCGGGCACTGGAACAGTGCGGCATCGCGACGGTGACGCCCGAGGCGGCCGACCAGGAAATCCTCCACGAGATTATCTACACGGAACTGGTGCAGAATATCTTTACCGACGCCAGCCGGAAGATATTCCTGGGCATCATAGAGAAGCTACGGCTGCAAGGCGTGCAGGGCGTGATTTTGGGTTGCACGGAGATACCGCTGCTGGTCCAGCAGGGCGATGTCGACTTGCCGCTATTTAATACCACGGAGATTCACTGCGAGGCGGCGGTGGCGTTTGCCATCGAAGACTAG
- a CDS encoding S41 family peptidase, with translation MIDTLRQQLNDYYVFSEVAARIDAALRAKYYGQHKPVYVLTGARTFSGVEEFSYKLQQLKRATLVGETTGGGANPGRMRELGSHFAAFIPNGRAINPISKSNWEGSGVTPDIGVPASEALEKAHQLALERLAAARVDPRLGKNSVN, from the coding sequence TTGATCGATACCCTTCGCCAGCAGCTCAATGACTATTATGTGTTTTCTGAGGTGGCCGCCAGGATTGATGCGGCACTGCGGGCCAAGTATTACGGCCAGCACAAGCCCGTCTACGTGCTGACAGGAGCCCGTACTTTCTCCGGCGTGGAAGAATTCAGCTACAAGCTGCAACAGCTCAAGCGCGCGACCCTGGTGGGCGAGACAACGGGCGGCGGCGCCAATCCCGGCCGCATGCGTGAACTGGGTTCGCATTTCGCCGCCTTCATCCCGAACGGGCGCGCCATCAATCCGATTAGCAAGAGCAATTGGGAAGGCAGTGGCGTGACGCCTGATATCGGCGTGCCGGCCAGCGAGGCGCTGGAAAAGGCCCATCAACTGGCGCTGGAGCGATTGGCGGCGGCGCGCGTCGATCCCCGGCTTGGGAAAAACTCGGTGAATTGA
- a CDS encoding ATP-binding protein: protein MIGNKKLQDLLTIGGRVFHQTHWLPLMQVQGSVSEILLDMRQRQGLSIPMLFNAVRRVHDGVRYDEIAAFVASDRRKYEQQLQLARKEAGELNEQLAAADRRKDEFLATLAHELRNPLAPIRNVLEVLRLAQLDDPQLRWARDVLGRQVGHMTHLVDDLMEVSRITQGRLELRRASVELAPVVEAALHSVAELAAQSGHKVHVEQWPQPVWLDADATRLGQMIANLLTNAVKYTPADGVIGLEVACTENEVHISVRDSGIGIAPEHLDKVFDLFSQLEPALSRAQGGLGIGLSLVRGLAELHGGSISARSDGVGQGSTFELRLPLPAVPLEPPVPVDRRLLAGTREGKVLVIDDSADAAESLALALDILGYDVRTACDGAAGIAAAQSFMPQVILLDIGLPHMNGYDVARLLRSQPCGQHAILVAVTGWGQDKDRKMASDAGFDLHLTKPVDFYELDAVLQKMLQAG, encoded by the coding sequence TTGATCGGCAACAAGAAATTGCAGGACTTGCTGACCATCGGCGGGCGCGTGTTTCACCAGACGCATTGGCTGCCCCTGATGCAGGTGCAGGGCAGCGTGTCGGAAATCTTGCTCGACATGCGCCAGCGCCAGGGGCTATCCATCCCCATGCTGTTCAATGCCGTGCGCCGCGTGCATGACGGCGTGCGCTATGACGAAATCGCCGCCTTTGTCGCCAGCGACCGGCGCAAATATGAACAGCAGCTGCAGCTGGCGCGCAAGGAGGCTGGCGAGCTCAACGAACAGCTGGCGGCCGCCGACCGGCGCAAGGACGAGTTCCTGGCGACCCTGGCGCACGAGTTGCGCAATCCGCTGGCGCCGATCCGCAATGTGCTGGAAGTGCTGCGTCTGGCACAGCTGGACGACCCGCAGCTGCGCTGGGCCCGCGACGTGCTGGGCCGCCAAGTGGGCCATATGACGCATCTGGTCGACGATTTGATGGAAGTGTCGCGCATCACGCAGGGCCGTCTGGAATTGCGCCGCGCCAGCGTGGAGCTGGCGCCCGTGGTGGAAGCGGCTCTGCACAGCGTGGCGGAGCTGGCCGCGCAATCCGGCCACAAGGTGCACGTGGAGCAATGGCCGCAGCCCGTCTGGCTCGACGCCGACGCCACGCGCCTGGGGCAGATGATCGCCAACCTGCTGACCAACGCCGTCAAGTACACGCCGGCCGATGGCGTCATCGGGCTGGAAGTGGCTTGCACGGAAAACGAAGTGCACATTAGCGTGCGCGATTCGGGCATCGGCATCGCGCCCGAGCACCTGGACAAGGTGTTCGACCTGTTTTCGCAGCTGGAGCCAGCCCTGTCGCGGGCCCAGGGCGGTCTGGGCATCGGCCTGTCGCTGGTGCGCGGCCTGGCCGAATTGCATGGTGGCAGCATCAGCGCGCGCAGCGATGGCGTGGGGCAGGGCAGCACCTTCGAGCTGCGCCTGCCGCTGCCCGCCGTGCCGCTGGAACCGCCCGTGCCCGTGGACCGCCGCCTGCTGGCCGGCACGCGCGAGGGCAAGGTGCTGGTCATCGATGACAGCGCCGACGCCGCCGAAAGCCTGGCGCTGGCGCTCGACATCCTCGGCTACGACGTGCGCACGGCCTGCGATGGCGCGGCCGGCATCGCGGCGGCGCAAAGTTTCATGCCGCAAGTGATTCTGCTCGACATCGGCTTGCCGCACATGAACGGCTACGACGTGGCAAGACTGTTGCGCAGCCAGCCCTGCGGCCAGCACGCCATCCTCGTGGCCGTCACGGGCTGGGGCCAGGACAAGGACCGCAAGATGGCGTCCGACGCGGGGTTTGACTTGCACTTGACCAAGCCCGTGGATTTTTATGAGCTCGATGCGGTGTTGCAGAAGATGCTGCAGGCGGGGTGA